The Geomonas agri genome contains the following window.
GTAGTGCAGCAACAATCCGATGATGGCGACCAGTTGGAAGATGGTCTTGAACTTGCCCAGGTTGCTGGCCGGAATGACGATACCCTCGGTGGAGGCGATGCCGCGCAGACCGGTGATGATCATCTCGCGCCCGAGTATCACCAGTACCATCCAGGCCGGCACGCGGTCGAAGGGGAGAATCATGATCAGCGCGGCCATGACGATCAGCTTGTCGGCGATCGGGTCCAGGAACTTGCCGAACACGGTGACGATCCCCATCTTCCTGGCGAGATACCCGTCCAGCCAGTCGGTGACCGATGCTGCGGCGAAGAGCGCCGCGGCCCAGAAGCCGGGTTCGCGCTCGGGCGACAGCAACAGGACGCACAGAAGCGGTATGGCCGCTATGCGCAGCATGGTCAGGATGTTCGGGAGATTCATGATCTGGGATCGGGTGGAGGGCATGCTTGGCCTTTTACGCTATCGGTAGCTGTTCCGGTAACTGAGTACCTTGGACACGTAGGTCTGGGTTTCGGGATAGGGGGGGATGCCGCCGTACTTGGCAACGGCGTTCAACCCGCAGTTGTAGGCGGCGACCGCCAGCGACTCGTTCCCCTTGAAGGTGTCCAACAAAAACCTCAGGTAACGCACGCCGCCGCGGATATTGTCGGACGGATTGAAGGAGTCGGTGACCTTGAGCCCCTGGGCGGTCTTGGGCATGAGCTGCATCAGCCCCTGTGCCCCCTTGGGCGATACCGCGCTCGGGTTGTAGCCGCTCTCGGCGTGGATCACCGCTTTCACCAGCGAACTGTCGACGCCGAACTCGCGCGAGCAGGAGCTGATGATGGGCTCGAACTCGGCGGGGTTGCGGGCATAGCCGGAAAGCTTGAAGGCGGTCCTGAGACGCTTGTCCTTCTTTATGTCGCGCATGAAGATCTTGAAACGCTTGTCGGTGGGGGCGTCGGTGAAGTGAACGGTTCCGTCGGGATCTTCGTATTTATATATGTCGGCGCGCGCAGGTGCCGGGATACACCACGACAGTGCGGCCACGGTCAGGATGGCTGCCAGGGAAAGTCGGTGTGACGTTAAGCGCATGAGCTTCCTTTTTTAATGGGACAGGGAATTCCGCCACGAAAATATATAGACTAATAAGCATGATAATTCAAGGTCTAATGTAACGTTGGCGGGCTATAACCTGTCAAAAGTCTTGACAAAAATCTCGCTGGGATCAATAATTTGCGGGTTTTCCCGAGCCGGTTACGCGAAGAACGCAAGGTACCCGCGACGCACACCAAGAAATCTCCTTTGAGGGCACAGGCCCAACGTTGCCGCCATGACCCCCTGAGCCTTTCCTGAAGTACTCGCGACTGCTGCACGGCTTCGTCTCATACTTTCGGTCTCAAGAAACGCCTAATCCAGCTTATCGGGGGGTAGTTTGATGAAGGAGAAAACTGATTTTCTGGTGATCGGCAGCGGTATCGCGGGGCTTTCCTTCGCGCTGCAGGCTGCGGCCCACGGCAAGGTCGCGGTGGTCACCAAACGGGACATCTCGGAGTCGGCCACGAACTACGCGCAGGGGGGAATCGCCACGGTCTCGTCGGAAGAGGACACCTTCGACGCGCACGTGCAGGACACCCTGGTCGCCGGCGCCGGTATCTGCCACGAGGACGTGGTGCGCATGGTGGTCGAGGAAGGGCCGCAGGTGATCCGCAACCTGATCGACTGGGGGGTGCAGTTCACCAAGAGCGGCGACGCCTACGACCTGACCCGCGAAGGGGGGCACAGCGCGCGGCGCATCTTGCACGCCGAGGACATCACCGGCCGCGAGATTGAGCGCGCCCTGGTGGAGGCGGCCAAGAAGCACGAGAACATCACCATCTACGAGAACCACATCGCCATCGACCTGGTCACCGAGTCGAAGGTGCTGAAGCAGAAGTTGGAGCAGAACCGCTGCCTGGGCGCCCACGTGCTGGACAAGGAGTCCGGCGTGGTGCGGACCTTCGCGGCGCGCATTACGCTGCTGGCCTCGGGCGGCGCCGGCAAGGTCTATCTTTATACCTGCAACCCGGATGTTGCCACCGGTGACGGCGTTGCCATGGCCTACCGCGCCGGCGCGACTATCGCCAACATGGAATTCATGCAGTTCCACCCGACCACGCTGTACCACCCCAACGCCCGCTCGTTCCTGATCTCCGAGGCGGTACGCGGCGAGGGGGCCATCCTCAAGCGCCGCGACGGCACTGCCTTCATGGAGAAGTACCATCACCTGAAGGACCTGGCCCCGCGCGACATCGTGGCTCGCGCCATCGACAACGAGATGAAAACCTACGGCGACGACTGCGTCTACCTGGACATCAGGCACCGCGGCGCCGAGTACATCACCTCGCGCTTCCCCAACATCTACCAGACCTGCCTCGAGTACGGCATCGACATGACGAAGGAGATGCTCCCGGTCGTTCCCGCGGCGCATTATCTCTGCGGCGGCGTGCAGGTGGACTTCAACGCCGAGACCGACATCAAGCACCTCTACGCCATCGGCGAGGTCGCCTTCACCGGCCTGCACGGCGGCAACCGTCTCGCCAGCAACTCGCTTCTTGAGGCGGCAGTCTACGCCGGGCGCGCCTACGAGCACGCGGTGCAGATACTCAAGGACGAGACCTTCTCCTTCCCGCAGATCCCCGAGTGGGACGCCGGCACCGCGACCAACTCGGACGAGATGGTGGTGGTGTCCCAGAACTGGGACGAGATCCGCCGCTTCATGTGGAACTACGTCGGCATCGTGAGAAGCGACAAGCGCCTCGCGCGCGCCATGCGCCGCATCGAGCTGATCCAGGACGAGATCGAGGAGTACTACTGGAACTTCATAGTCACCTCGGACCTTATCGAGCTGAGAAACATCGCCACCGTGGCGCAGTTGATCGTCGCCTGTGCACAGATGCGCAAGGAATCGCGCGGGCTCAACTACAATATCGATTACCCGGGCGTCGACGACGTGAACTGGAAACGCGACACCCACATCAAGAAGAAGTTCTGAGGACGCCGCCATGGGCATTGACGACATCAGGGACGAAATCGACCGGCTGGACAGCGAACTGCTGCGCATCTTCAACGAACGCGCCTCGCTCGCCCTCAAAATAGGCGAGATAAAGAAGGGGCTCGACCTGCCGGTCTACGACCCGACCCGGGAGAAGCGCATCTTCGCCCGGATGACGTCGGAGAACCATGGGCCCCTGGACGACCAGGCCATCGTGCGGCTCTTCGAGAGGGTGATCGACGAATCGCGCCGCCTTGAGCGCATCATGACCCGCGGCGAACACTAAAGGGAGGATTGGCAGGTGCTGATCGTTATGCGTAAGACGGCCGACGAAAAGGCCCAGGAAGAGATCAAGTCGTTCCTCATCGAGCGTGGCTTCGACATCCACCAGTCCACCGGCGCGAACCGGGTCATCATCGGCGTCATCGGCGACACCGAAACCCTCCCCGAGGCCGACATCAAGGCCTTCCCGGGCGTCCTGCAGGTAGTGCGTATCGCCAAGGAAGAGTGATGCGCCTGAACATAAACGCATACCTCTCCGAGGCGATGAAGGGGGACGGCAAGAGCTTCGAGGAGAAGCGCGGCGCCTACCTCGCCGCTGCGCGCGAGTTCCTGGAGCACTTCCGCGAGGAGTCCAAGCGCTCGCACCGTGAAGGGGAGGACGGCATTGCCGTGGTGCAGTCCATCACCGCCATGACCGACGCCCTGGTGACCAGGCTGTTCACGGCGCTCTCGGACGACCTGCAGATGCACAAGACCGGTCAGCTTGCCCTGATCGCGGTGGGGGGCTACGGGCGGCGAGAGCTGAACCCGTACTCCGACCTTGATCTCCTTTTCCTGTATTCCGGCAAGGACTCCAAGGTGGTGGAGGAGGCGGCCAACCGCTTGCTCTACTTCCTGTGGGACCTGCGCCTGGACGTCGGCTACTCGGTGCGCACCATCGCCGACTGCGTCGAGATGGCGGGCAACGACATCACCGTCAAGACGGCGCTTCTGGACGCGCGCCTGCTCACAGGGAGCGAACACCTCTTTACCGAACTGAAGAAGATGATGGTGACCCAGGTGCTCGCCAAGAGAAGCGACGCCTTCATCAACGAGAAGCTGGAGGAGTTGCGCAAACGGCGCGAGAAGTACGGCTCCAGCGTCTACATCCTGGAACCTAACATCAAGGAAGGGGAGGGGTGCCTCCGGGACCTGCACACTGCGATGTGGGTCGCCAAGATCAAGTACAAGGTGGATGAGCCGCGCGAACTGGTAATCAAGGGGGTCCTCTCGGAAGAGGAGCTCGGCATGTACTACAGCTCGCTCTCCTACCTCTGGCGCATCCGCAACGAACTGCACTACCTGGCCGGTAGGAAGAACGACCAGCTCACCTTCGAGGCCCAGACTTCCATCGCCCGCTTCTTCGGCTACGAGGACAAGGGGAAGACCCTCGCCGTAGAGCAGTTCATGCAGGACTTCTACCTGCACGCCAACCGCGTCGAGCACTTCAGTTCGCTCCTCATCACCAAGTGCAGCCAGCGCGAGGACTCCACCCGCAAGATCCTGGGCTACTTCACCCGCCGCCCGGTGGGAGACGGCTTCTACGTCATGAAGGGTGAACTGGTGGTCCCGGATGAGGCCGTGGTCGCCAAGGACCCGGTGCGGCTCATCAAGATCTTCGAACATGCCCAGAAGCAGGGGGTGGCGCTCTCCCTGGCCACCAAGACCCTGATCCGCAACAACCTGGACCTGGTCAACGACAAGTTCCGCCGTTCCAAGGAGGCCAATGCCTCCTTCATCAACATCCTGCAGTCCGAGAAGAAGGTCTACGATACCCTGCAGCAGATGCACCACCTGGGCTTTTTGATCCGCTTCATCCCGGAGTTCGAGCGCATCTACTGCAAGGTGCAGCACGACGTCTACCACATCTACACGGTCGATACCCATACCCTGTTCGCCGTCGAGGAACTGGCCAAGCTGTGGCGCGGTGAGCACAAGGACACGCTGCCGCTCTTGACCCAGCTCGCCATGGAGATCGACAAGCGCTGGTTGCTGCTCCTGGCCGTCTTGTTCCACGACATCGGCAAAGGTGGGGGGGGCGGTCACGCCGAGGTGGGTGCCGAGTTGACCAAGACCATCGCCCGCCGCATGGGGCTCATCAAGGAAGATTCGGAGCGGCTGCAGTTTTTGGTGCGCCAGCACCTCCTGTTGGCCCACATCGCCCAGCGCCGCGACCTGCACGACGAGCGCATGATCATCCAGTTCGCGCGCCAGATGGAGAAAAGCGAGAACCTGAAGATGCTCTACCTGTTGACCTACGCCGACATCAAGGCGGTGGGGCCGGAGGTGTGGACCGAGTGGAAGGCGCTTTTGCTGCAGGAGCTCTACGAGAAGGCCTTCACCGTGCTGGAACGCGGCGACTTCAAGCTGGAGGCGTCCGGGGACCGGGTGCGCCGGGTCAAGAGGACCGTGTTCGACCTCTTGGCGGACGACTACCCGGGGCAGCTCATCAAGGACGAGTTGCAGGCACTCACCACCAGGCATCTGCTCTCTTATGCCCCCGAGGTTCTCTCGGGGCACGTGCGCACGCTGCTCGAGATGCCCAAGAAACTGCTGGTGCTGCAGCTGTCCCACGAGGTGGACCGCGGCTATACCAACTGCACCATCTGCACCTATGACGTCCCGGGGCTCTTCTCCATGATCACCGGCGTTATGGCGGCCAACGGCATGAACATCCTGGGCGCGCAGATCCACACCAACACCAACGAGAAGGTGCTGGATATCCTCCAGGTGAATTCGCCGCAAGGCTTCGTGATCACCGAGGAAAGCCGCTGGACCCGTTTCGAGACCGATCTGAGGCAGGTGCTGGAAGGAAAGATCCGGGTGGGGCAGTTGGTGGCTAAGCGCAACCGTCCCAGCATCCTCACTGAGAAGGCGAAGCCGACCGTGCCGGCGCGGGTGGAGATCGACAACGAGGTTTCCTCCGACTACACGGTCATCGACATCTACGCCCACGACAAGGTCGGGCTTTTGTACAGCATCACCAGCACGCTCACCAGGCTCGGGCTCTACATCGGCGTGTCCAAGATTTCCACCAAGGTGGACCAGGTCGCCGACGTGTTCTACGTGAAGAACATCTTCGGGCAGAAGATCACCGAGCCGAGTAAGCTCGAGGAGATCCGCAAGGACCTCCTCGCTGCCGTGGACGGCTAGTGGACCGCTACCTCGACCTGTTCCTGAACTACCTGGTGGTCGAAAAGGGGGCCGCCGACAACACCGTGGCCGCCTACAGCAGGGACCTGACCCGCTACCTCGCGTACCTGGGGGACCGGGAGCCCGGGCAGGTGCGGGCGAGCGACGTCACCGGGTATCTCGCCAAGCTCAAAGGGGAGGGGATCTCACCCCGGAGCCGGGCGAGGGCGCTTTCGGCGCTTCGGATGCTGCACCGCTTCCTGGTGCGCGAGGGGTACTGCGAGGTCAATCCGACCGCCATCGTCGAGGCGCCCAAGGGGCTCCAGAAGCTGCCGAGCGTACTCAGTTCACGCGAGGTGGAAGCGCTGCTGGCCTCGCCGCTCGACACCGGCGCCATCGAGTTGCGCGACAAGGCGATGCTGGAACTGCTCTACGCCACGGGGCTGCGCGTTTCCGAGCTGGTGGGACTGAAGATAGGCGACGTCAACATCGACGCCGGGTACCTGATGACCATCGGCAAGGGGGACAAGGAGCGCTTGATCCCGATGGGAGGCGCTGCGTGTCACGCGGTGGGGGAGTACCTGGAGCAGGCGCGCCAGGAGCTCTTGAAGCAGAAGAGTTCGCCGCTGCTTTTTTTGAGTCGGCTCGGTGAGGGGATGACGCGGCAGGCCTTCTGGAACATCATCAAGAAGAGGGCGCTGCAGGCGGGAGTGAGGAGCGGCATCTCGCCGCACACCTTGCGGCATTCCTTCGCGACGCACCTGTTGGAAAACGGCGCGGACTTGAGGAGCGTGCAGATCATGCTCGGCCACGCTGACCTCTCGACCACGCAGATCTATACTCACGTGACGCGCGAGCGGCTGAAGCGGCTGCACGAAAAGGCGCACCCGAGGGGATAAACAAAGCGCCTCACGCAAAGCCGCAAAGGCGCGAAGACACTAAGCAAAGCTGGTGATTCTGAACGTTTCACCCTTTGCGTCTTGGCGGCTTGGCGTGACAGATTGAGTTTCACTCTAACCACAGATTACTGATAAAGGATGGATGCTATGAAGTATGTTGTGTTGCTCGGAGACGGGATGTCGGACCAGCCGGTCGGGGCTTTGGAAGGAAAAACACCCCTGCAGGCGGCTAAGACGCCTAACATGGATTTCATGGCCAAACGCGGAACACTGGGGCTCGCACACACGGTGCCGCAAGGCTACGCTCCGGGGTCGGACGTTGCCAACCTCTCCATATTCGGCTACAACCCGGTCGACTGCTACACCGGCCGCTCGCCGCTGGAAGCGGCCAGCATGGGTGTCTCCCTTGGCCCCGACGACGTCGCCTTCCGCCTCAACCTGGTACACCTGGAGGCACGCGGCGGCAAGCTGATCATGGAAGACTACTCCGCCGGCCACATCTCCAGCGCTGACGGGCGTGAACTGGTCGAAGAACTGCAGCGCCAGCTCGGCAACGAGGAATTTTCCTTCCACCCCGGCGTCAGCTACCGCCACCTTATGGTATGGCACGGCGGCAGGACCCAGATTAAGATGACCCCGCCCCACGACATCTCCGGGCAGTCCATCACCGAGCACATGCCGTCTGGCGAGGGCGCAGACAAGCTCATCTATCTGATGAACGCTTCGCAGATGATCTTCCACAACCACCCCCAGTACAAGCGCCGCGCCGCCGCAGGCGAGGTGCCGGCCAACTCCATCTGGCTCTGGGGACACGGCAAGGCCCCGGCCATGGACACCTTTGACGCACGCTTCGGCCTCACCGGCGCCGTCATCTCGGCCGTCGACCTGATCAAGGGGATCGGCGTCTACGCGGGGCTCGACATCATCAATGTCCCCGGCGCCACCGGCTACCTCGACACCAACTTCGACGGCAAGGCCCAGGCCGCCATCGACGCGCTCAAGACCCACGACTTCGTGTTCGTGCACGTGGAAGCGCCGGACGAGGCGTCGCACTCCGGCAAGCTCGCCGACAAGATCAAGGCCATCGAGCTCTTCGACGAGAAGGTGGTGGGACCGGTGCTGCAGGGGGTGAAGCAGTTCGGCGATTACCGCATCCTGTGCGCGCCCGACCATCCCACGCCGATTGTCATGATGACCCACAGCTCCGATCCGGTTCCCTTCGTTATCTATGCCGGCGAGGAAAAGGAGAAGACGGGCGTGGCCGGGTACGACGAGATCGCCGCTGCCGCGACCGGGATCAAGGTGGAGCCGGGATACAAGCTGATGGAGATGCTGCTCAACCGCTAGTTGGAACTGTTCCTTACCTTCGATCTCCGCCCCTCCCCCTGGAGGGGGGAGGTCGGGAGGGGGGCGTTTCCAGATGACGACTGTTTCCCCCTCCCTAGCCCTCCCCCTCCGGGGGAGGGGATAATCAAAATGAACATCATCCCGCATCGCCTCACATTAAGCGTTGACAACTGCTTGGCCACGGGTTTTAATGGCCAGTCTACGATTACTTAACCTCATCGGTCCTGCCCTCGGGCATATCACATTAAAGCTTCAGGAGGAATTTGATGAATCCATTAGCCGCGGAGTTAAACGAGTCTCTGGCCCAGCACAGCCCTCATGTACTGGAGATGCTGTCTGATCTCGGCAAGAACCTCTTCTTCCCCAAAGGGATCCTCACCCAGTCGGCTGAAGCAAAAGAAAAAGCCCACAAGTTCAACGCCACCATCGGCATCGCCACCGAGAACGGCGGCCCGATGTACCTTTCCTGCATCCAGGACAAGCTGACCGGCTTTGATCCGAAGGATATCTACCCGTATGCACCGCCGGCAGGCAAACCGGAACTGCGCGCCCTGTGGCGCGAGAAGATGCTGCGTGAAAACCCGAGCCAGGTCGGCAAGCACTTCAGCAGCCCGATCGTCACCAACGCGCTGACCCACGGCCTCTCCATCGTTGCCGACATGTTCGTCGACAAGGGCGATCACCTGATCCTGCCGGACATGCTCTGGGGCAACTACAACCTCACCTTCGGCACCTGCAGTGGCGCCATCGTGAAAAAGTACCCAACCTTCACCGCCAACGGCGGCTACGACGTCGACGCCTTCAAGGCCGCCCTGCAGAACTCCGCCGAGGAGAAGGGCAAGGTCATCGTGCTGCTGAACTTCCCGAACAACCCGAGCGGCTACACCCCGACCGTTGCCGAGGGTGACGCCCTGGTCGCCGCCATCAAGGAAGTCGCCGAGGCTGGCTGCAACGTGGTCGCCATCACCGACGACGCCTACTTCGGTCTCTTCTACGAGGACAGCCTGAAGGAGTCCCTCTTCGGCAAGCTGGCCAACCTCCACCCGCGCATCCTGGCGGTCAAGCTGGACGGCGCCACCAAGGAAGAATTCGTCTGGGGCTTCCGCACCGGTTTCATCACCTTCGCCGACGGCCACGACTACGAGAACGCGCCGGTGATGAACGCCCTGGAGAAAAAGGCAATGGGCATCATCCGTGCCCGCATCTCCAACTGCCCGCACCCCTCCCAGACCTTCGTTATCGAGGCGCTGCGCTCCCCGGACTTCCTCAAGCAGAAGGAGGAGAAGTTCCAGATCATGAAGGGGCGCGCCCTGAAGACCAAGGAAGTGCTCAACAGTGGCAAGTACGAAAAGGCCTGGGATTACTACCCGTTCAACTCCGGCTACTTCATGTGCCTCAAGCTGAAGAACGTGGACGCCGAGAAGCTGCGCGTGCACCTGCTGGAGAAGTACGGCGTCGGCGCCATCTCCACCACCAAGACCGACCTCCGTATCGCCTTCTCCTGCATCGCCGAGCAGGACATCCCGGAGCTGTTCGACATCATCTACAAGGGTGTGCAGGACCTGGCGTAACGGCTGCCTGTTTTACCTTTTAGCTGAATGAAAGAAGCCCCTGACCGCGCATGTGCGGCAGGGGCTTCTTTTTATTGTGATGTCTCACGCAAAGTCGCAAAGGCGCAAAGAAAGAAAATACATACAGGGATAAAGGGGATAAAAGGGATACGTCAAAACCCGCCTTAGGTTTTGATCACTGTTACCCCTTTTATCCCTGTTAAAACGCCAGTGCTGTGCAAAAGAAAAGGGCTCTCCGATGTGGAGAGCCCTTCGCGTACCAGAGGCTTTTGCGTTAGTCTATCAGCTTCCCGATAGATCCGAAGCGGGGGCGCATCTTGTCTTTGTCCCAGGACCAGTACTTGATGAAAGCCAATCCCTTGATCTTGTCCATCTTCACGAAGCCCCAGAAGCGGCTGTCGTAGGAACGGTCGCGGTTGTCGCCCATGACGAAGTAGGAGTCGGCAGGCACAGTGACCGGATCCTTGAAGTCCCTCGGGTTGAACTCCTTGGGAACGGTGTCGGGCTCCTTGTGCACCTCGTGCGGGTTGGCATACAGCTTCCCGTTCACGTAGACTCGCTTGTTCTTCACCTCGACCACGTCGCCGGGGGTGCCGATGATGCGCTTGATGAAGTCCTTGCTGGGATCCTCGGGGTACTCGAACACGATGACATCGCCCTGCCTGGGGGAGCGGATCTTGAGGATGCGCCCGTCCAACCCGGGGATCTTGGTGCCGTAGATGAACTTGTTGACCAGCAGGTGGTCCCCGATGAGCAGGGTGTCTTCCATGGAGCCCGAGGGAATCTTGAATGCCTGTACCACGAAGGTGCGGATGACCATGGCCAACAGCACCGCGATGATGATCGATTCGAGGTACTCGCGGACGATGTGTTTGCCCTGGGCTGGCTTCACTTCTTTGGCCGGTTCAGCGGGTTTATCTTCGACAACGTTCTTGTAATCTTCCATGTGCTGTTGCTTCCTTTTGAGGGTATGGGAGGGTCAAGCCTTCCTAAATTAGGCTAACCTTCGACTTTGAGGATGGCCAAAAAGGCCTCTTGCGGCAGTTCCACGTTGCCCACGTTCTTCATGCGCTTCTTCCCTTCCTTCTGCTTCTCCAGGAGTTTGCGCTTCCTGGTGATGTCGCCACCGTAGCACTTGGCGAGAACGTCCTTCCTCATCGCCTTCACGGTCTCGCGCGCGATGACCTTGGTGCCGACCGCTGCCTGGATGGCGATTTCGAACATCTGGCGCGGGATCAACTCTTTCATCTTGGAGACCAGCTCGCGGCCTCTGTAGTAGGCTTTGTCCTTGTGGATGATCAGCGACAGGGCGTCGACCACTTCGCCGTTGATCATGATGTTGAGGCGCACCAGTTCGCTTTGGCGGTAGTCCAAAAGCTCGTAGTCGAGCGACGCGTACCCCTTGGTGATCGACTTCAGGCGGTCGTAGAAGTCGAGGACCACCTCGTTCAGCGGCAGCTCGTAGACCACCATGACGCGGGTCGGGGTCAGGTACTTGATCTCGCGCTGCACGCCGCGCTTCTCCTCGCAAAGCGCCAGGATCCCTCCCACGAACTCGTTGGGGACGTGGATGGAGGCGAGGATGAACGGCTCCTCGACGTAGGCGATCTCCTGGGTCGGGGGGAGCTGGTTCGCGCTCTGGATGTGGACCATGTTGCCGTCGGTGCCGTGCACGCGGTAGACGACGGTGGGGGCGGTGGTGATGAGCTCGAGGTTGAACTCGCGCTCCAGCCGCTCCTGGATGATCTCCATGTGCAACAGACCCAGGAAGCCGCAGCGGAAGCCGAAGCCGAGCGCGAGCGAGGTTTCCGGGTCGTAGGAGAAGGAGGAGTCGTTCAGCTTGAGCTTCGCCAGCGCGTCGCGCAGGCTCTCATACTGGGAGGTGTCGATCGGGTAGAGCCCGGAGAACACCATCGGCTTCACTTCCTTGTAGCCGGGAAGCGCCGCGTCGCAGGGGTTGTGCACCAGCGTGACGGTGTCGCCTACCTTGGCGTCGGCCACTTCCCTGATGCCGGCAATGATGAAGCCGACCTCGCCGGCGGTGAGTGCCGCGACCTCGCGCATGTCGGGGGAGAAGACGCCGGCCTTCAGCACCTCGTAGTTCTTCCGGTTCGACATGAGCTGGATCTTGTCGCCCTTTTTCACCGTGCCGTCCACGATGCGCACCAGGATGATGACGCCCTGGTACTGGTCGTACCACGAGTCGAACAACAGCGCCTTGAGCGGCTTGTTGGGGTCGCCCTGCGGCGGCGGGATCTTCTTGACGATCTCTTCCAGGATCTCCTTGGTGCCGATCCCTTCTTTGGCACTGGCCAGCACGGCGTCATGGGTATCGAGACCGATGATCTCCTCGATCTCGGCCTTGACCCGCTCCGGCTCGGCGGCGGGGAGGTCGATCTTGTTCAGCACGACGAAGACCTCGAGGTTCGCGTCCAGGGCCAGGTACACGTTGGCCAGGGTCTGCGCCTCGACCCCTTGGGAGGCGTCCACCACCAGCAGGCCGCCCTCGCAGGCGGTCAGCGAACGGGAGACCTCGTAGGTGAAGTCGACGTGGCCCGGGGTATCGATCAGGTTGAGTACGTAGTCCTTGCCGTCTTCGGCCCGGTAGTTGAGGCGGACGGTCTGGGCCTTGATGGTGATGCCGCGTTCCCGTTCCAGGTCCATCTTGTCGAGGAACTGGTCCTGCTTCTCGCGTGCGGAGAGGGTGCCGGTGAATTCGAGAAGGCGGTCGGCAAGGGTGGATTTGCCGTGATCGATGTGGGCGATGATGGAAAAATTGCGGATATGCTCGAGTACCATATTGTCCTTTATCGGGCGGAGATTAACTCATGAAATATATAGATTCGACCTCTGATTGTAAAGGAATTTCTCCCCTCAGAAACAGCCGTGGGCTCTCTTGTTCCGGCTGCCTACCAACCGGCATCCACTTTCAGTTTTTGGGTCCCATGCCGATAAGAAAATGCGGGCACTGTTATAGGAGATTGCGAAACAGTTGCAAGGAAATCCTTAGCTGCTTCCAGATTGCGCGAATGAGTATACGTCTTACAATGATGGTGGATGCATTCATCCTTTTTCTATCCGTGCATTCTTAAATTCAAACAACGGCGGTCTCCATGTCTGGCAGGAAAAAGTCTATTCTTCAACTGGTAGTAGTTACCCTGGTAACTCTGATGACTGTGTTTCTTGCCGCTCTGGGTACCGCCAATTACCTGAAGGAAAGCAGCGAGCAGTGGGCGAAGCTCGAATACGACCTTCAGGCGGACGTGGACCATTATGCCGCGGCCCTGGCCGCGCCGCTTTGGAACATCGACCGCACCCAGGTCGACCTCATCCTGCACAGCATCATGCGCCACAGAAGGGTCTACGCCATCCTGGTCACCAGCGACGGGCAGACCCACGGCCTGGTGCGCGACGCCAACTGGCGCCCGGTGCCGGTTTCCGGACCGGTGGACCGCAAGGGACTGCGCAGCGCCATGCGTCCCGTCACCTTCGGCGGGCTGGTCATCGGCGGTGTCGAGGAACTGGCGACGCCGAAGTTCGTGCAGCAGGAACTGCAGCAAACGCTCTACACGACCGTGCTGGTGATCTTGTTCTGCGACATCCTGATGATACTGGCGCTGTACCTCCTTTTGTGGCGCATCGTCCTGCAGCCGGTGCTCTCCCTGGAAAAGTACGCGGTCGCGGTGAGCGAGGGGAAGGCGGTGCGGGTGCCGCAACGCCCGTACTTCGGAGAGCTCGAGGTACTCAGGCAGTCGATCGAGAAGATGGTCGACCTCTTGGGCAACCGCTACCGCGCGATCTTGAAATCGGAAGGCGAGCTGCAAAAGCTCAAAAACTACCTCGCCAACATCATCGACTCGATGCCCTCCATCCTGATAGGAATCGACAGCACGCACGCGGTGACCCAGTGGAGCCTGCAGGCGACCAGGGTGACC
Protein-coding sequences here:
- the pgsA gene encoding CDP-diacylglycerol--glycerol-3-phosphate 3-phosphatidyltransferase, whose product is MPSTRSQIMNLPNILTMLRIAAIPLLCVLLLSPEREPGFWAAALFAAASVTDWLDGYLARKMGIVTVFGKFLDPIADKLIVMAALIMILPFDRVPAWMVLVILGREMIITGLRGIASTEGIVIPASNLGKFKTIFQLVAIIGLLLHYDYHWFFGIDHPLLVVNMHNVGMFYLWIATVITIWSGVDYLSKFVRVIAK
- a CDS encoding lytic transglycosylase domain-containing protein, which translates into the protein MRLTSHRLSLAAILTVAALSWCIPAPARADIYKYEDPDGTVHFTDAPTDKRFKIFMRDIKKDKRLRTAFKLSGYARNPAEFEPIISSCSREFGVDSSLVKAVIHAESGYNPSAVSPKGAQGLMQLMPKTAQGLKVTDSFNPSDNIRGGVRYLRFLLDTFKGNESLAVAAYNCGLNAVAKYGGIPPYPETQTYVSKVLSYRNSYR
- the nadB gene encoding L-aspartate oxidase — protein: MKEKTDFLVIGSGIAGLSFALQAAAHGKVAVVTKRDISESATNYAQGGIATVSSEEDTFDAHVQDTLVAGAGICHEDVVRMVVEEGPQVIRNLIDWGVQFTKSGDAYDLTREGGHSARRILHAEDITGREIERALVEAAKKHENITIYENHIAIDLVTESKVLKQKLEQNRCLGAHVLDKESGVVRTFAARITLLASGGAGKVYLYTCNPDVATGDGVAMAYRAGATIANMEFMQFHPTTLYHPNARSFLISEAVRGEGAILKRRDGTAFMEKYHHLKDLAPRDIVARAIDNEMKTYGDDCVYLDIRHRGAEYITSRFPNIYQTCLEYGIDMTKEMLPVVPAAHYLCGGVQVDFNAETDIKHLYAIGEVAFTGLHGGNRLASNSLLEAAVYAGRAYEHAVQILKDETFSFPQIPEWDAGTATNSDEMVVVSQNWDEIRRFMWNYVGIVRSDKRLARAMRRIELIQDEIEEYYWNFIVTSDLIELRNIATVAQLIVACAQMRKESRGLNYNIDYPGVDDVNWKRDTHIKKKF
- a CDS encoding chorismate mutase; translation: MGIDDIRDEIDRLDSELLRIFNERASLALKIGEIKKGLDLPVYDPTREKRIFARMTSENHGPLDDQAIVRLFERVIDESRRLERIMTRGEH
- the glnD gene encoding [protein-PII] uridylyltransferase; the protein is MRLNINAYLSEAMKGDGKSFEEKRGAYLAAAREFLEHFREESKRSHREGEDGIAVVQSITAMTDALVTRLFTALSDDLQMHKTGQLALIAVGGYGRRELNPYSDLDLLFLYSGKDSKVVEEAANRLLYFLWDLRLDVGYSVRTIADCVEMAGNDITVKTALLDARLLTGSEHLFTELKKMMVTQVLAKRSDAFINEKLEELRKRREKYGSSVYILEPNIKEGEGCLRDLHTAMWVAKIKYKVDEPRELVIKGVLSEEELGMYYSSLSYLWRIRNELHYLAGRKNDQLTFEAQTSIARFFGYEDKGKTLAVEQFMQDFYLHANRVEHFSSLLITKCSQREDSTRKILGYFTRRPVGDGFYVMKGELVVPDEAVVAKDPVRLIKIFEHAQKQGVALSLATKTLIRNNLDLVNDKFRRSKEANASFINILQSEKKVYDTLQQMHHLGFLIRFIPEFERIYCKVQHDVYHIYTVDTHTLFAVEELAKLWRGEHKDTLPLLTQLAMEIDKRWLLLLAVLFHDIGKGGGGGHAEVGAELTKTIARRMGLIKEDSERLQFLVRQHLLLAHIAQRRDLHDERMIIQFARQMEKSENLKMLYLLTYADIKAVGPEVWTEWKALLLQELYEKAFTVLERGDFKLEASGDRVRRVKRTVFDLLADDYPGQLIKDELQALTTRHLLSYAPEVLSGHVRTLLEMPKKLLVLQLSHEVDRGYTNCTICTYDVPGLFSMITGVMAANGMNILGAQIHTNTNEKVLDILQVNSPQGFVITEESRWTRFETDLRQVLEGKIRVGQLVAKRNRPSILTEKAKPTVPARVEIDNEVSSDYTVIDIYAHDKVGLLYSITSTLTRLGLYIGVSKISTKVDQVADVFYVKNIFGQKITEPSKLEEIRKDLLAAVDG